CAATGAAGCTTTACTCTTTAGGATATGATAGTAGATAACAGGtcataaacattttttttatatactatGTAACTCAAAGGTAATCTTATCTGTCTAATATCTCGACAAAATTTACAAAGCTGTTCCTTAACTAATAACATGTCCAAGTAGACACTTCTTTCATATTTGTAATAAACATCATCAGCAAAATCAATGATAATCCTATCAATATGACGTATAGAAGAGCTTGTAGGATGCTAATATGCTACATCACTTCTGATGGTGAGAAGGAAAAAATAACAGAAGTACAAGTTTATATTCCcaacataaacacaataaaGGGCACACCTGGTAAGCAATAAAAACACCTGTAGTTTACTTATGCCCTTACTGTCAGAGCTTAAGCTATTTccttatataaacatatatgtatatgaatcaGTTGGTATCTGAAAATACTGAATATGTAACAAGCTTCATCAACAAAGACATGATGCATAGAAGGCATATTTTCCTGTGAACGACAGAGCTTGGTACTACAAGCTAAAAGCAAGAAGGCAAACTCTGGTTTACTTATGATGATAAGAAAAACAAGGTATACTCACCCATTCACCAGGACAAAGAGAACGGTAGTATTTGGCAAATTTCTCACATTGATTAGACTCTTCACCCTTTGCAGCCAAGCACCTGCAATTGCTTCTAAGATTGTTAAAAGAAAGACGTGTGGGCAAAAAAACATTTGATAGTTCCATAACAAGCagaatctgaaattttacaagCAGTGTACCTATGAAACTCAATGTAGCGGGTGAAACAATGTCTAGTTTGATTTGTTGTAGGGAAACGAAAGTCAGCTGGGGCTGTTTTCAGTTCAATCTGGGACAATATACAATGAAAAAGATGGTGTGGAAGAAATATCAGAGTTAAGAGATGATAATTTGATGTGAATCAGTTACCAGTTCAAAGTGATACTTTCCAATTATGACAGCCCAGAATCATGAAACCATTGGCATGGGTTATAGATTAATCTTTCAAGGAAATTATACAGTAGAATAAATATAGAGACTCATAACATTAGAAGCCAATTGGCATGACTATGTATAAAGAGTCAGTCACAGCCAACAGGTTTCCAAGAGAAACATACAAAAAAGATAATTGCAGTTCCAAAATCCGACAAAAGGGTATCTGAAAACTCTCACTGCAGAATCTAAGTGTCATCTAATTCATGGTTCACAAGTTGACGGAACATAATGGCAGCAGCCTCCAAAGTTGATTATGAGGAGTCTCAAGGCTGCTTCTAATACCCAAGACTTAAATTGGTAAGCGTACGAAGACGAGATCTTAGAGTCTTATTTTGGGATTCCCCTTATGTTGTTGGGTTTTTATTATAGTTTAggtattattgttttaatcaaGTTTGTTAATTTGTTAATCGGTCAGTTTCCTAATTAGAGTCTCAAGCATCGGTTAAAATCCTAAATGCACTAGAAGTGGTAGTTCTTATTTTAGCATATTTAACCAGGACCAGGAGTGCTAGGATCCTACACGTAATCTTCTTTTATTGAATGGTAAACTTACTATAGGAAAATTTCCAGCATTACTATATTGTTGATTGTCAGATAAACACAACATTTGGAATGATTCCTAAGGCCAAAGCCTATATGacattttcttgttattttgtttCACTGTTTACATTTACAACTAGACCCAGATTAACCTCTTTAAACCCAAGAACAGCCATTTACCAAAACTCTACCACTTCCAGAACAAAATTGTGAATTTCCCCACCAAACCATCAATTAATCCTCACAGAAAAGGTCCATAATACCAGAACAGCCTCTGAAAGGAAAGCTGTCCAACATCACAAATTCCTTAAATCATagataaaccaaaaaaatacatgaaagtaactttattaagttaaaagagGACAAACTAGTATTTGATTTTCCTTCTATACATTCcaacatagaaaaaaaaagatataaactatAATTAAAAACACCTTATGTTGAAATTGACTTTCTGCTTTTAAATATCTAATTTCTAATTTCCCTTTAGATAATACTTTCAGTGATATAAATCCACTACAGTCATCCAGTGTTCTTTGACTAATTCAGGATTTATGTTTCTAATGCAATAAAGCTTACTACAGTTAACACTTTTACGGTTAACACATGATGCCCTAATTATAAGAATTGGATATCACCAGTGTCTACATTCTTACGTTTGCAACACAGTAATTCATAATGGCTAAAAGGTGATGTTTGACCTTGATAATAAGTTAGACTTACTCTATATCTTATCATTCACTGAACAAGGGCCAAAATGGAGGTTTCAAGAGACAGGCTTCTGTATGAAATAAGTAGTGACCATTCAAGTCACCTTTCAAATTATATCCTAGTTTCGTATTAAGCTGTGAATTagttatttaagaaaacttcaCGCCGAATCACCGGTTTCCTAAAATTATTCCCTCTTCATGATAGATAAAGAGATTCCAGCGGCTAGACTACAATGATCAACAATCTAACATAAAATGTGAAACATAGAAAGACTGCAATATTCTGATTCAATAAACAAATTTTACGAGGAATGCGGAACCTAACGCAATTCTCATCAATGGGGTTTGAGTCCTTGATTTAAACAACCCTTACATTAAGCCACCAAATTTCTAGAGCATTCAGCTTAAAAGTTTATGGGACATACCGCATTAAAAGtaccttcttttttcttatcttttttttttttgttttttttttgttttttgcctAAAGCAATAAACTTTCACATTCTTCATATCAAATGACTTCTACAATTCATAGTATTCCATTTCTTGTTCAAGAATTGACAAGGAATGAGAACATTCACAAATAAAACCTCGAAATTTTATAACAGAAAgtattgaaaaatcaaaagaagtgacccatattaaattaaatatacaaggAAACAGTGAATAAGTTTTAGATCGATCAAGGGAATCGTTAATCAAATTTTGGTTTCtggaatttttttggaaaatagacGGAGAAGcggggaaaaaaataaagaaagaagaagaaggttaCCGCGTCTGCCATGACTGATCCGATGAACGAGCAAGAAGCGAAACCAGATTTTGATCTTTGATGGGCGACTTTAAAATAGCCTTAAAAAACAGTGACCAGTTATTTCTCTCCGGTTCGTTCCATTACCAATAAAAGCACGCCGCGTTatcaaaaaaaatgattatactGAAATAAATAGGTTAAAATACCTAGAACGTCACTGTAATATAAGGACTACATCAAATTAGTTCCTCTATTcttaaatagatcaatttagtccctgtactatttaaaataatcaaataagtccaaattgtaataaagttaacattttatgtataaaatatgtgttaaaattattttttctcaattggAATTCAATTCTaaacaacatattttatttacaaaaccataaaaatttaaaaatattaactatgttaaacaataaatgatattttaaatagcAAATGCTAATTCTATTCGATTTggccttatttgattcttttaaataatacatagattaaattgatctatttaatagtagaggactaatttgattagttcctatacctcttaAGTACAGTTTACCGAAATAAATATCTTTGCTAGGTTTGATTTGAGGTGAAATCCACGCATTGATGTtgaattttaggttttaataaattttaaattttattattaaactttacaagtgaatatatattagaaaattatttggtatattaataaaatcatgtATTAAATGTAGTTatgtttttgataaaattaaatctagtttttttttaaattatttctcttAAATTTAATCTTGTTAATATGagatatattgttttattttatataggtAAGGCACATTGcactttcaaattttagagacaatatttttgaaaaggGCAACCACATATCCCTAAAaagattaatatttattaatcatAAAACGAATATGAAAGAAACCTTGGttataccaaaatatataaaatttggatATCGACTTTTACTAAATAAAGAATAgataatatatttcaaatatactcttttaaataatatcaacttaacattttcaatattaagTGATAAATAACTATCTATTTTTTCTGAAATTAGGGTATTCACTGTCAGTAACAGTGACTAATCATTTCACCATGGACTATCTAAAAAAGTGAACGGCTGGCCATAAAATATGTTCTACTCCTATGAGCAGGGATAAAATAACTATCTACATACTTATCTTAATCAACacttttttagagaaaattttgtagtaattaaaagccaataagaatatcaaatacatttaaaaacttttaatattgaaaatttttgttttattaaaatgaagattttcaataatttatcaaatacaccCTTAATTATAAgatttacttaaattttttaacaaaatataatatttatgtggagtatttaaataaaacaactaaatttcaaatgctTAAAGAATAAATCCAAAAcatattagaatttatttacaAGTACTTTACCACATcatctataattttattgttaaaaaattttgagaaatatattttcaacataatgatttcttttttatctttcacTCAGATTGTGAATATACATAATCTATTGTTAAAACTATTGTGCACAATTTTTTTACCATTAAagtgtaatttaatatatagaaattctattatatgaatattatttagaatatatattaatttaaaacaatatataataaataatgaaatgtataacttaaaactaattaataataacatatgaaatatatacaatattaaaataaaaaaagattaaattgagagcgaaatgaaatttaaacatataaatacatcatattaagaatactaaatACATTACACTTGTTTATCATAGTGTCATAgagtatatataataaaattaaaatgtaaatattataataaataaagttttggtttagtggtaaatattttattaatgtagATAACACAAGTTCAAATCCaataacatgtaattttttattagattttaaaaataaaaaatcttaaataataatatagataatatgtattaaaattagagcctatacaaaaataaaaacaatcttATCTGGATAGCATAATTTTTAACATGTagatacttttaaaa
The Gossypium raimondii isolate GPD5lz chromosome 8, ASM2569854v1, whole genome shotgun sequence DNA segment above includes these coding regions:
- the LOC105790998 gene encoding cytochrome c oxidase subunit 6b-2 produces the protein MADAIELKTAPADFRFPTTNQTRHCFTRYIEFHRCLAAKGEESNQCEKFAKYYRSLCPGEWIDKWNEQRENGTFPGPL